In Isosphaera pallida ATCC 43644, the sequence GGCGCAGTCACCAAATCGTCCAACATCACCTGAGGCGTGGTGTAAAGGTAGAGGCAACCGATTTCGTCGTGTCGATAGCGATGGTCGGAATGGGCGACTTGGTCGGCCACACTTCGGAACCGTTCGCGGAAGACCTCGCGGGCCAGCCAGTCGGCCTCGCGGCGCAGAACCTGGTGATACAGATACTCGAAAAGTTCAAACTGGATCGAATCGGCGAAGCGGTCGGTCGGTTCCACGCCGTCGAAGACCACCCGCCGGACCCCTCGGACGAACCAGGCGTAATGCCAGGCGGCGGCGCGTCGGAGGGTTCGGGCGAGATCAACTTTCCATTCGTGCCAGGCGTCGGCTTCCAGGTCGCGTCGGGTGACGCGCTTGCCTGCGTGATGGAACGGGCGGAACCAATCGCCCAGGGGGCGTTGGAACTCGAACGGGTACTCAAGCGGATCGAGCGCGGGGTCGTGAGGGCCGGTGTTGGGATGCTCGGTCAGGATCCAGTCGTCGAGGCGTTGAGCGTAGGCAGCGTGGTTTTGGGAGTCGCCCCGACTGGCCAGGTCGCAAACGATCCCACGACAGGACTCGGCTGGATCGCGTCGGCCCTGAGCGGCCCAGGTTAGACCCAGTTGGGTTTTTCCCACGCCGGTGGCCCCCGCCACCACCGTGAGGGTTCCAGGCAGCAACCCTCCTCCCAACGCTTGGTCGAGTACGGGAAGACCAAAAGCTTGACGACGCTTCACGGTCATGAAGGCGATCCGGGAGGAAGTTGCGGAGATTGCAACCAAGAAAGGCTGTCCACGTGGGAGGCAACGGCTTCGCGTTGGCGGTAGGGACGACGCGACGGGGTGGTGACTAGGGAGGGAAGTGGAGAGGACCGCGGGAATGTCCACGATGCCGGCAATGGTACCGCGTAGCGACGCTTCCGGCAACCCAGCCCGAAATCATCGGGGAATCGACCAAGCGAACGGGAAGAATCGCGGCGTCATTGTTGTGATCGGTAGACTCGCGCCAGGCGTCATGGTGGGTGGAATTGATCAAGTTGCTGAATCCGGTTGACCGAGATTGTGAATGGTGACGCTAAAGCCCTCCCGACCGCCAGAAGTCCGTCCGGGAAGCGGAGGGGCGTCCAAGAATCGCTTAAGGGATTCGGAGACCGTCGAGAGGGCAACGTCAATGAATGGATGGAACCTGGATCGTGCGGGAGCTTGTCGGGAGTGGATCGGGACCACTCCGGCCTCGTCACGTTCACCCTGGCGAAGGAACCGCGATATGATCGCGCGACGGTTTCAAACCCTCTTGACGAGAACTCACGGTCTCCGCCGCGTCGGGCTGACGTGTTGGAGTGCCGCCTTGATTTCGGGATCCTGGGGCATGGCCCCTTCGATCTCCTTCGCGCAACAGCCTCCGCCGGTTGAGGTACCGACCCCAGCTCCGGCTCCAGTGCCTTTGCCAGAGGATCCGCCCCTGCCCACCCCGATTGTGCCGATTCCCGAGGTCCCGCCGATTCCGGAGGCCGCCACGCTTCCCGCTACAGCCGCGACTTCCGCGCCGGCCCGAGTGGCGGTTCGCCCGGCCCAGGATGGCCAAGCAGAACCGGGCAATTTGCCCCAGGCGCTGCCCAACGCCGCCGCCGAGAACACGCCGCCGCTTCCTGAGGAGGTGGCCGACCCCAAAATGTCGGCCAAGGAGTTGGAAAATCTGACTCCCTACACCAACATCCCCAACCCGCGCCCGATCACTGGCCAAATCGCCGAACTCTTCGAGTTGATCCAGGATCCCAGCGTTGAGTTGAGCGTCGTGGTAGGGCGGGGCAAGGTGATTCAGCTTCGCGAGCAGCCCCTGCGGTTCATTTTGGGCAACCCGCGGATCGCCACCTTGTCGTTCCCGCCTAGCGACGTGCAGTCGCTGGCTCAGTTGGATCGGCCCAGCGACGCGCGTTTGTTTGTGGTCTACGGTATCCAAGCTGGCACTACGACCCTGACCATCTGGGACAAGAACAACGTCCCCACCACCTTCCTGGTGCGGGTCTCGGTAGACACGCTGGACATCCAGAATCAGATCCGCGCTGTGTTTCCCGGCACCGACGTGACGGTGCGGCAATCGGCCAACCAGATTATCCTGGAGGGCCAGGTGCCCGACACCAAAACGATGAACGAGGTGATCCGTTTGGTCAACGGCCTGTTGGTGAGCAACCAGGCGGGTGAGGTCCGGGCCCCAACCGGCGCGGGTGGCGGCGGTGGTGGTCAATCGGTTGGGGCGTTCGCCGCGGCCGAGCGAGCCTTGGGCGATGAGGCTCCCTCCGGAATCAGCCCTCAAATTATCAACCGGCTGCGGGTACCGGGGCCGCGTCAGATTTTGCTCAAGGTCAAGCTCGCCGAACTCAACCGTACGGCGATCCGGGAAATCGGAGCCAACTGGCTGCGGGGGCGCAATAATTCGCTCATCGGATCCCAGATCGGCGGGATCGCCGGGTTTACCACCGAAACCAATACTCAAATGACCGCTGCGTTCGCCGCGCCGTCGTTCGGACGACCGGGCATCGCCGGTGGTCAGCCCATCCCTGGCTCGGTGACCGGTAGCCTGATTCAGGGCATCGACACCCTGCTCAATGCCACGGCGGGGTCCGCCCTGCAACCCTCGGCGCAACTCTTTGGCATCTTCCGAGCCGGCGAGTTCGACCTCTTCCTCAACGCGCTGCGCACCAACAACCTGGCCACGATCTTGGCCGAACCCAACCTCACGGCGCTGGATGGCCAACCGGCCCGCGTGATCGCTGGGGGTGAGATTCCCTTCCCGGTACCTCAGTTGGGAGCCGGCGGGGGCGGGGGTGGGGCGGTCATCACGATCCAGTTCCGGCCCTTCGGCGCGATCCTAACCTTCCTGCCGCAGATTCTGGAGGACGACTTGATTCGTCTGGATGTCGAGCCGGTTTTCAGCACGCCCAACCAAGGTTTGGGTACCTCGATCAACGGCACGGCGGTTCCCGGCTTCAACACCCGCTCGGCCCGCACGGTGGTCCAACTCCGCGAAGGGGAGACCCTGGCGATCGCTGGGTTGATCCAGAAGAACAACCAGGCGGCGACGAACCGGATTCCTCTGCTGGGCGACGCGCCGATTGTTGGTCCCCTGTTCAGCCGGAACCGGTTCGAGACGCTGGAGACCGAACTGATCGTGATCGTGACCCCGTACCTGATCGCGCCGATGGGTGAGGGGGAGGTGCCCAAGGTGCCCACCGACTACGTTGACGAGCCGAACGATATCGAGTTTTTCATACTTGGTCGAACCGAGGGTAAGACTGGCATCCCCCACCGCTCGACAATCCAGCATCACACACCGTTCACGCTGCAGAAGCATTTCGCCAGCGAAAACCAGTGGGTCGTCGGTCCCCACGGTCACTCGTCCGACTGACTAATCGCCTGATCGAAGCGTCGCCGACGGTTGGTTTTCACGCCGTTGGCCGGAGGCGGGAACCGAGCTGGACGCGCCGGGTGTCCGCCTCCCCAGTTGGTGTGGACGTCGCCCTCTTCACGCCGGCCGTCGAGGATGACCCGGCCTGACACGATCGACCCATCGTGCCGGTCCCACGCCTTGGGATAGATTCTTTTGACCCCCGTGCCAGGAACGCGAACCCATGACACTTCGCAAACGGCCTCGAACTTTGGGTTTGGCGGCGGGCCTCACGGTCGGCCTGACCGCCTGGATTAACCCGCCGGGCGTGGCCCAACCGCCCATGGGACCGGTGCTGCGATCCAACGCCGATCGTCCCGCCCGCGTTGTCGCTCCCGAGGGGCCGCCGATTGCCTTCTCGGCCGCCCCGTCGCCGGCTCCAACTCCGGCCCCCGCCGCGTCAATCCCCCCCCCGACCTTTGCCGGCTCGTCCTCGCCGGCCTTCAACCCGCCGCCTTATCCTTCTCCCTATGCCTCTGCCTTTCCCTACGCGGCTCAACCGCCCGCGGGAGTGATGCCAGCCGCTTACGCCCCGCCCGCTCAGGCGGCCAACCTCTATCCGGTTTCTCCAGTGCCCGCCGTCGCTCAGCCTGCCGCGTCGGCGTCGGCCACGCCGGCGGCTCAGCCTCAGCCTGGGGGAACGTCTCCGGCGTATCCCGTCGCGGCGGCGGGTTCAGTTCCGCAACTGGGGGGGTATCCCGCGCCCTACTACCCGGCGTATCCCAACATGGCTCCGCTTCCTTATCCGGCGGTGGTTCCGCAGGTGGCGATGCCCCAAGCGCCTCCGCCTCCGCCCACCAAACCGATGCCTCAGATGCCGATTTTCGCTAACCCCCAAGGTGGTGGCTCGGGATCGGGGCGAGCGGGAGGGATGGTGTACGACCCGGCCACCGGCACCTGGCGGCCCTCGCCGTTTGCGGTCCTCAATCCCACCGGTCCCGCTGGTGGAGCCGCGGGCACCGGAAGTCTGTTGGGGGGGCTGCGTGACCGCGTGCTGGGCTGGCCCGAAAAGTTCGTCGAGCCGCCCCTAGGAGCCGCGTCCAACGAGTTCATCGAACTTCAACGCAGCAAGGCGCTTGAGGGCAAATACACCCTCTACCGTTCCGACTTCGTTTCCGGCACCGACAGGCTTTCCCCCGGCGGAGCCAATCGTCTCAATCGCATGGCAACACGGTTGAATCGTTGGATGGGGCCGCTGACCATCGAGTGGGTGCCTGAGGATCCGGCGATTGGCGAGGCCCGCCGCAACCGCATCGTGTCGCTGTTGCAGGGAGCCGGCTTCAACATCGCTCCCGAACAAGTCGTCGTCGGACCGTCGCCCTACGAAGGGCTGCGGGGTGAAGAAGGGGTTGGACACTACAACGCCATCATCAACCGCTACACCCAGGGGCTTGACAGCTTCCAGTCCAACATCGCTGGAGGCGAAGCTCTGCAAACCACCGGCGGTGGCAGTTGACGTGACGAGTTTGAGTTGACTTGAGAATCGAATCGTCGCGGGCCGTTCCAAGGGGACGGTCCCGACCTTGGAATGGCCGGTGCGGCTCGCCGCAAGACTAAGCGAACGGCGTTGTCCAAACGAGACGGGCCGCAATCCCCCGCTCAAGATGGCTGTTCCCGAATGCCGAAACGATGGTAGCGATCACGCCAGAAAGATGGATTCCATAAATCAAGCAGCTGGCGAGGTCAAAAGGGGTGGGGTTCAGGTGAGTTAGATTCAAGCCCGGACAAGGGATGGGATGAGTTGATCACCCGCTCGAAATCATCGCCGGGATGGCCAACCGACCCGGCGGATGCAACCGACTCAGGAGGAGGGGACGGACGATGGGGTCACATGTGCGGACGCCAAGCCAATGCCGACTCGTTGGCCTGGCGGGATTGCTAAGCCTGACGCTGGCCGCGGGTTGCCAGAATGTCAATGGTCCCAAGGAGCTGGCCAACAACGCCGGGCGCGATGGGTTGGAAACGGTCCAGGGAAGCCATTCCTTCACCGCCAAGGTTACCGATCAACAAGCCTACAACGTTCATATGGACCTGGGACGGGTGCATGAATTGCGGGGCGCTCACGAAGCGGCAATCGCCGAATATCTCCAGGCGCTGGAGGTTTGCGAGCGTTCCCCCGGTCGCGGCCTGCTCCATGTGGCGGCAGGATCGAACCTCAACGCCCGCAAGGCCAAGGCCCACCGTCGAATTGCCTCCGCCTATGACCGTCTGGGGCAATTCGCCCAGGCCGAAACCCACTACCGCCTCGCTCTTCAGTTGACTCCCAACGACCACCATATCTGGAATGACGCCGGTTACAGCTATTATCTCCAGAACCGTTGGTCCGACTCGGAACGAGCGCTGCGCACCGCCGCGAGCATGGCTCCCGAGGACAGCCGGGTTCAAATCAATCTCGGTCTGACTCTGGCCGCCTCCGGCAAAATTGACGAGGCCTACAATTGCCTGGCTAAGGTGGCCGGCCCCGCCGTGGCCCACGCCAACCTCGGCTACATCCTGGCCGCCTCCGGCAAACGCGCCGAGGCCCGCGAACACTACATGGCCGCCCTTCGTCTCCAACCGGAATACACCCCTTTCCAGCGGGCCTTGCGCAAGCTCGACGAGGAGATTCAAACCGCCGGGGGAGGGGTGACTCCCAAACCCTCGTTCCTGGCGGTTCAACCCGAGCCCACCGCCTTCTGGCAAGATCCCAAAATCGCTCGCGCGTCGGCGATCACCGGCATCCCCATGCCGCGCCCCCTAGACCTAACCCTCAAAGCCAACTAATCGAAACAAACTTGAATGCGTCGTCAGTTCGAATCGCCCCGCGTGACTTCGTTTCGCTTCTCTCTCCAAGCCCGTCCGCCCGAGGTCCCGTTCAGGCGGCTCCTCCCGGCTCGACCCGAGCCCAGCCGGGAGACGCTCGTTCCCGCTCATGGGTTTCCAACCGACTTGTTCCGTTCATTGAATAAATAGTATGAACAGGTTGATTGATTCTTGCAGGCAGTGCCGATGTTCCGCCTGATCCCGAAGTTCGGGAAGGACCGTCCCCTCCTCCGATTCCGAAACTTCGGGTTCCCCGCGCCAGGGTTCCGGCTCATCGCGCCGTGACCAACGACCGAACTCGATTCGGTTCCGCTTCTGCTTCTGCTTCTGCTTCCTCTCGATGGTGGTCCAGCCTCCCTCGTCCCGCTCCGCCGTCCGAGTCGTTCCCTTAGGGAAGGGCTTGGACGGCGGCGTTTCGAAGGTCGGAACGACATCGAGAAACATGGCGACTCACGAGACTGGGATCATTCTGAGCGCCGTCGAGCGGGTTTCGACCTCCTCATTGGACATCACGGCTTCGGTCTCGAACTCGACCTCGATCGAGCCGCCGCCGGTCAGATCGGTGCCGGTGACGCTCAGACG encodes:
- a CDS encoding type II and III secretion system protein family protein, coding for MAPSISFAQQPPPVEVPTPAPAPVPLPEDPPLPTPIVPIPEVPPIPEAATLPATAATSAPARVAVRPAQDGQAEPGNLPQALPNAAAENTPPLPEEVADPKMSAKELENLTPYTNIPNPRPITGQIAELFELIQDPSVELSVVVGRGKVIQLREQPLRFILGNPRIATLSFPPSDVQSLAQLDRPSDARLFVVYGIQAGTTTLTIWDKNNVPTTFLVRVSVDTLDIQNQIRAVFPGTDVTVRQSANQIILEGQVPDTKTMNEVIRLVNGLLVSNQAGEVRAPTGAGGGGGGQSVGAFAAAERALGDEAPSGISPQIINRLRVPGPRQILLKVKLAELNRTAIREIGANWLRGRNNSLIGSQIGGIAGFTTETNTQMTAAFAAPSFGRPGIAGGQPIPGSVTGSLIQGIDTLLNATAGSALQPSAQLFGIFRAGEFDLFLNALRTNNLATILAEPNLTALDGQPARVIAGGEIPFPVPQLGAGGGGGGAVITIQFRPFGAILTFLPQILEDDLIRLDVEPVFSTPNQGLGTSINGTAVPGFNTRSARTVVQLREGETLAIAGLIQKNNQAATNRIPLLGDAPIVGPLFSRNRFETLETELIVIVTPYLIAPMGEGEVPKVPTDYVDEPNDIEFFILGRTEGKTGIPHRSTIQHHTPFTLQKHFASENQWVVGPHGHSSD
- a CDS encoding tetratricopeptide repeat protein — its product is MGSHVRTPSQCRLVGLAGLLSLTLAAGCQNVNGPKELANNAGRDGLETVQGSHSFTAKVTDQQAYNVHMDLGRVHELRGAHEAAIAEYLQALEVCERSPGRGLLHVAAGSNLNARKAKAHRRIASAYDRLGQFAQAETHYRLALQLTPNDHHIWNDAGYSYYLQNRWSDSERALRTAASMAPEDSRVQINLGLTLAASGKIDEAYNCLAKVAGPAVAHANLGYILAASGKRAEAREHYMAALRLQPEYTPFQRALRKLDEEIQTAGGGVTPKPSFLAVQPEPTAFWQDPKIARASAITGIPMPRPLDLTLKAN